From the genome of Hymenobacter sp. PAMC 26628, one region includes:
- a CDS encoding tetratricopeptide repeat protein, with protein sequence MSFKPWKQPLLAAAALAAGTTAATAQTNNVQTLIQHERYNEARAALSQGSTPENAFELGRIYQFRDMPDSAAFYFNKASGSSPFGQVAAGRALLAKGQIAPADAQFDAAAKATKNKDAKVLTMIAQAYAEADGVKTVDKAVTFVNSAQTANKGKVDPTLMLARGEMYMNTEQGGGEAMNSFDQAIAANPSFAPAYYEKGVLNVRARNYNEARTNLNKAVELDPSYAPAYRELADMYYYAGQYDQALSTFQKYVGLSEKSPRTDAQYASFLYLTKKYPEALTAVNGALQSDPNNLTMNRLKPYLLYETSDYAGAATAMDSYMKLVPAGKILPEDYVYQARILTRSGHPDEGIAILQKAIASAPDPAKKAELEGDLASALLAKKDYNRAIGLIKKKINANPDKSDLVDVFRLASAYDNAKKYTQADSVYNVILTAKPTYGPGVLARARTNNNLDPDSKKGLAKPYYERYIELSKAEGADPAKFRNGLIESNYYLGVYDLQVKNDKAGASTYFQQVMAIDPANKEAKNALDIINAKPRTTTTKKTTTTVKKK encoded by the coding sequence ATGAGTTTCAAGCCCTGGAAACAGCCCCTGCTCGCTGCCGCCGCTTTGGCAGCCGGTACTACGGCGGCCACCGCCCAAACCAACAATGTGCAGACCTTAATTCAGCACGAACGCTACAACGAGGCCAGGGCCGCGTTGAGCCAAGGCAGCACGCCGGAGAATGCTTTCGAATTAGGCCGCATCTACCAGTTCCGGGACATGCCCGATTCAGCGGCGTTTTACTTTAACAAAGCTAGCGGCTCTTCGCCCTTTGGCCAGGTTGCCGCCGGCCGTGCTTTACTGGCTAAAGGCCAGATAGCGCCGGCCGATGCGCAGTTTGATGCGGCGGCGAAAGCCACCAAAAACAAAGACGCCAAGGTATTGACTATGATTGCCCAGGCTTACGCCGAGGCAGATGGCGTGAAGACCGTTGACAAAGCCGTGACTTTTGTCAACAGTGCTCAGACCGCAAACAAGGGCAAGGTGGATCCTACGCTGATGCTGGCCCGGGGCGAAATGTATATGAACACCGAACAAGGCGGAGGCGAAGCCATGAACAGCTTCGACCAAGCCATTGCGGCCAACCCTAGTTTCGCACCGGCTTATTATGAAAAAGGCGTGCTGAATGTGCGTGCCCGTAACTACAACGAGGCCCGCACCAACCTCAACAAAGCCGTTGAATTGGATCCGAGCTACGCCCCTGCTTACCGCGAGTTGGCCGACATGTACTACTACGCTGGCCAGTACGACCAAGCACTGAGCACGTTCCAGAAATACGTGGGCTTATCGGAGAAGTCTCCCCGTACCGATGCGCAGTATGCTTCTTTCCTATACTTGACGAAAAAGTATCCAGAGGCTCTCACGGCAGTAAACGGCGCGCTGCAAAGCGACCCGAACAACCTCACCATGAACCGCCTGAAGCCATACTTGCTGTATGAAACCAGCGATTACGCTGGGGCAGCTACGGCCATGGATTCGTACATGAAGTTGGTACCGGCTGGCAAGATTCTTCCTGAAGACTATGTGTACCAGGCGCGCATATTGACGCGGAGTGGCCATCCCGACGAGGGCATTGCTATTCTGCAGAAGGCTATTGCTTCCGCTCCCGATCCTGCCAAGAAGGCTGAACTGGAGGGTGATTTAGCCTCTGCCCTTCTTGCCAAGAAAGATTATAACCGCGCAATTGGCCTGATTAAGAAAAAGATCAACGCTAACCCTGATAAGAGTGATTTGGTAGATGTATTCCGCTTGGCCTCAGCGTACGACAACGCTAAGAAATATACCCAGGCTGACAGCGTGTACAACGTTATTTTGACGGCTAAGCCAACTTACGGCCCCGGCGTGCTGGCCCGGGCTCGCACAAACAACAACCTAGACCCGGATTCGAAGAAAGGCTTAGCCAAGCCGTACTACGAGCGCTACATTGAGCTCTCGAAGGCGGAAGGTGCCGACCCGGCTAAATTCCGCAACGGCTTGATCGAATCGAACTACTACCTCGGGGTGTACGATTTGCAAGTAAAGAACGACAAAGCCGGTGCTAGCACCTACTTCCAGCAAGTGATGGCAATCGACCCGGCCAACAAAGAGGCTAAGAATGCGCTAGATATCATCAATGCCAAGCCGCGTACTACGACTACTAAGAAAACCACTACTACGGTTAAGAAAAAGTAG
- a CDS encoding RluA family pseudouridine synthase, translating into MTEAEQGPEIDANDSESGDELYEHHRIVVDRGQELLRIDKFLLHRLGNTSRNKVQEAIRAEAVQVNGQVVKPSYRIKPLDTITVTLSEPPRTGKVLPEPMDLDIPYEDADLLIVNKPAGMVVHPAFGHWEGTLVNGLAYHLANLPTGRNGEIRPGLVHRIDKDTSGLLVIGKTEFAMTHLSLQFFHHTIRRRYLALVWGAPKEAKGTVRGHIGRSVRDRKVQAVYPDGEQGKSAVTHYEVLRSYGPVSLISCVLETGRTHQIRAHMQYLGHPLFNDATYGGNRIRVGPNTASYRAFVENTFQLLPRQALHAQSLGFVQPTTGQEVFFEAELPPDFAAALAKWETYAAQQ; encoded by the coding sequence ATGACTGAAGCTGAACAGGGCCCTGAGATTGACGCCAACGATTCTGAAAGCGGTGACGAATTATATGAGCACCACCGCATTGTGGTGGACCGCGGCCAGGAGTTGTTGCGCATCGATAAATTTTTGTTGCACCGGCTGGGTAATACTTCACGTAATAAAGTGCAGGAGGCCATTCGGGCCGAGGCCGTGCAGGTAAACGGCCAGGTGGTAAAACCTAGCTACCGAATTAAGCCGCTCGATACCATCACGGTGACTCTATCTGAGCCGCCGCGTACGGGCAAAGTTTTGCCCGAACCCATGGATTTGGACATTCCTTACGAAGATGCCGACTTGCTTATTGTAAACAAGCCAGCGGGAATGGTGGTACATCCAGCCTTTGGGCATTGGGAGGGCACGCTTGTCAACGGCTTGGCGTACCACTTGGCCAACCTCCCCACGGGGCGCAACGGTGAGATTCGTCCGGGCCTGGTGCACCGCATCGATAAGGATACGTCCGGGCTGCTGGTGATTGGCAAGACGGAATTTGCCATGACGCACCTTTCGTTGCAGTTCTTCCACCACACCATTCGGCGGCGTTATCTGGCCCTGGTATGGGGGGCCCCCAAAGAAGCCAAAGGAACCGTCCGGGGCCATATTGGGCGGAGCGTGCGCGACCGCAAGGTGCAAGCGGTATACCCAGACGGTGAGCAAGGGAAATCGGCCGTAACGCACTACGAGGTGCTGCGCAGCTATGGGCCCGTATCGCTCATCAGCTGCGTGCTTGAAACCGGCCGTACCCACCAAATAAGGGCCCACATGCAGTATCTGGGCCACCCTTTATTCAACGACGCCACCTACGGTGGCAATCGCATTCGGGTGGGCCCCAACACCGCCAGCTACCGCGCCTTTGTGGAAAATACGTTCCAGTTGCTCCCACGGCAGGCCTTGCACGCCCAATCGTTGGGCTTTGTGCAACCCACTACGGGCCAGGAGGTGTTTTTTGAAGCAGAATTACCCCCTGATTTTGCTGCTGCATTGGCTAAATGGGAAACCTACGCTGCCCAGCAGTAG
- a CDS encoding DUF6089 family protein produces the protein MKHIFTYPTALLVGLALLGSSRADAQQFNKRKQYNSVGFNINAMNYFGDLAPQTGFASFRFNNTRPNVGVTLTRRFYPRVSGRLGLSYGRINGDDATAANATDQNARYRYNRNANFQNDIVELSGVVIIDLIQNRNNFLKRPDFVPYVFAGLAGFHHNPKGRDANGNYVPLQPLATEGTDYSRFQVAIPFGGGVRYRINRNFDASLEFGIRKTFTGFLDDVNGNYLGATALGIAPGTPTSALTEKQYFGYGVTRSHTGDFSSFDNEGSKRGQNKSDWYTVTGLSLNYILTPRIKNPKFR, from the coding sequence ATGAAACATATCTTCACATATCCCACTGCTTTATTAGTGGGACTGGCGTTGCTCGGTTCTTCGCGGGCTGATGCGCAACAGTTCAACAAGCGCAAACAGTATAATTCGGTTGGCTTTAATATTAACGCCATGAATTATTTCGGTGACTTGGCTCCCCAGACAGGCTTTGCCAGTTTCCGATTTAACAACACCCGCCCCAACGTGGGTGTGACCTTGACCCGGCGCTTCTACCCGCGGGTGTCGGGCCGTTTGGGCCTGTCGTACGGCCGCATCAACGGCGACGACGCCACGGCGGCTAATGCCACTGATCAGAACGCCCGGTACCGCTACAATCGCAACGCCAACTTCCAAAACGACATTGTGGAGCTTTCCGGCGTAGTCATCATCGACCTCATTCAAAACCGCAACAACTTTTTGAAGCGCCCCGACTTCGTGCCGTACGTTTTCGCTGGTTTGGCGGGCTTTCATCACAACCCCAAAGGCCGCGACGCCAACGGCAACTACGTTCCTTTGCAACCGCTGGCCACGGAGGGTACGGATTACAGCCGCTTTCAGGTCGCTATTCCGTTCGGTGGTGGCGTGCGTTACCGCATCAACCGCAACTTTGACGCTAGCTTGGAGTTTGGTATTCGCAAAACCTTCACGGGTTTTTTGGATGACGTTAACGGCAATTATTTAGGAGCCACTGCCTTAGGTATTGCCCCTGGTACCCCAACGAGTGCCCTTACTGAAAAGCAGTACTTTGGCTACGGTGTTACCCGAAGCCATACAGGAGATTTTTCTAGCTTTGATAACGAAGGCAGTAAGCGCGGTCAAAATAAATCCGACTGGTACACCGTAACCGGCTTGTCGTTAAACTATATCTTGACGCCTCGTATCAAAAACCCAAAATTCCGCTAA
- a CDS encoding OmpH family outer membrane protein: MKIGFWGVLVGMLLAAPGAQAQKFGWVDSEFIMAKMPDFAKAQQELNALSTTWQKEIEAQKKDLERLQRTYHDEEVVLTEQMKKKRQDEILLKEQEVKAYQNKQFGYEGQLFKKRQELNKPVQDKVFEACEKVAKKKQLAMIIDKAGDLTLLYTNPTYDYTEFVLEELGLAAEDRNQPGVKGPVKTVTPPKTAATDPTFESDSSTPDTPAKAKPSRAARKSPK, translated from the coding sequence ATGAAAATAGGTTTTTGGGGCGTGTTGGTGGGGATGCTGCTGGCAGCCCCCGGGGCCCAGGCCCAGAAGTTCGGGTGGGTTGACTCGGAGTTCATCATGGCCAAAATGCCCGATTTTGCTAAGGCGCAGCAGGAACTGAATGCCTTGTCGACGACGTGGCAAAAGGAGATTGAAGCGCAGAAGAAGGACTTGGAACGCTTACAGCGTACCTACCACGACGAAGAAGTGGTGCTAACTGAGCAGATGAAGAAAAAGCGGCAGGACGAAATCTTGCTGAAAGAGCAAGAAGTAAAGGCCTACCAGAACAAGCAGTTTGGCTACGAAGGCCAACTTTTCAAGAAGCGCCAGGAATTGAATAAGCCAGTGCAGGATAAGGTATTCGAGGCGTGCGAAAAGGTGGCTAAGAAAAAACAGTTAGCCATGATCATCGATAAGGCTGGCGACTTGACTTTATTGTACACCAACCCGACCTACGACTATACCGAGTTTGTACTGGAGGAACTGGGCTTGGCCGCTGAAGACCGCAATCAGCCCGGCGTTAAGGGCCCCGTAAAGACGGTGACGCCGCCTAAAACCGCGGCGACCGACCCTACTTTCGAATCGGATTCGAGCACTCCTGACACGCCTGCCAAAGCTAAGCCGAGCCGTGCAGCTAGGAAGAGCCCAAAATAA
- a CDS encoding isoprenyl transferase: MTGRAEIDSLNIPAHVAVIMDGNGRWAKQRGGLRVFGHQSAITAVRETVEEAAQLGVKYLTLYAFSTENWNRPALEVMALMQLLVHTIRQETPILLKNSIRLQSIGDTGSLPAGCQRELAEAQELTKGGTRMTLVLALSYSGRWDLAQAARRLAVDVAAGRVQPADVSEASITGYLATAGIPDPELLIRTSGEQRISNFMLWQLAYTELYITDLLWPDFRREHLQDAIRAYQRRERRFGKTSEQIAVS; the protein is encoded by the coding sequence ATGACCGGCCGGGCCGAAATCGACTCTCTTAATATTCCCGCGCACGTGGCCGTCATTATGGACGGAAATGGCCGCTGGGCCAAGCAACGAGGTGGCCTTCGGGTGTTTGGGCACCAGAGTGCCATTACGGCTGTACGTGAAACCGTGGAAGAAGCCGCACAACTTGGGGTAAAATACTTGACACTGTACGCTTTCTCCACTGAGAATTGGAATCGCCCGGCGCTAGAAGTAATGGCCTTGATGCAGCTACTGGTGCATACCATTCGCCAAGAGACTCCGATTTTACTCAAGAACAGCATCCGCTTGCAGTCTATTGGCGACACGGGTAGTCTGCCGGCTGGTTGCCAGCGCGAGTTAGCTGAGGCCCAGGAGTTAACCAAAGGCGGTACCCGCATGACCTTGGTGCTGGCCCTGAGCTACAGTGGTCGTTGGGACTTGGCCCAGGCGGCGCGCCGCTTAGCGGTTGACGTAGCAGCCGGCCGGGTGCAACCCGCTGACGTGAGCGAAGCCAGTATCACGGGCTACCTCGCCACGGCGGGTATTCCTGACCCAGAACTACTTATCCGAACCAGCGGTGAGCAGCGCATCAGCAATTTCATGCTGTGGCAGTTGGCTTATACTGAGCTTTACATTACTGATTTGCTGTGGCCCGATTTTCGGCGTGAGCATTTGCAAGATGCCATTCGGGCGTACCAACGGCGCGAGCGCCGTTTTGGCAAAACCAGCGAGCAAATCGCTGTTTCCTAG
- a CDS encoding OmpH family outer membrane protein, translated as MKTLRLTLAAALLTAGTLAANSAQAQAPLKIGYTSVQYVLSQMPESKQIESSLKTYNEQLAAQMKSKYTEYQGKLDAYQKSANTMTDVVKADKEKELTGLQQSIQEFQRSAEQSLQQKQQSLLRPALDKLQKTIDDVATENGYTYVLNSDGDTPTLLHGPKEGDISEIVLKKMGITPTAPAPLKSGPTTGAATMPAAPAAATPGVNKTKTKSKK; from the coding sequence GTGAAAACCCTCCGCTTGACGTTGGCCGCCGCTCTGCTGACCGCTGGCACCCTGGCCGCTAATTCTGCGCAAGCCCAGGCCCCGCTCAAAATTGGCTACACCAGCGTGCAGTATGTGCTAAGCCAAATGCCCGAGAGCAAGCAAATTGAATCAAGTCTGAAGACCTACAACGAACAGTTGGCGGCGCAGATGAAAAGCAAATACACCGAGTACCAGGGTAAGCTGGACGCTTACCAAAAGAGCGCCAACACGATGACCGACGTGGTGAAGGCCGACAAAGAAAAAGAGTTAACCGGCTTGCAGCAGTCTATCCAGGAGTTTCAGCGTAGCGCTGAGCAGTCGTTGCAGCAGAAGCAGCAAAGCTTGTTGCGCCCGGCCCTTGATAAGCTGCAAAAGACAATTGATGACGTAGCCACCGAGAACGGTTATACTTACGTGTTGAACTCGGACGGTGATACCCCGACGCTGCTGCACGGCCCCAAAGAAGGAGATATCTCTGAAATCGTGCTGAAGAAAATGGGTATCACGCCTACCGCTCCAGCCCCGCTGAAATCGGGCCCGACTACGGGCGCTGCGACCATGCCCGCCGCCCCTGCGGCCGCCACCCCTGGCGTGAACAAGACTAAAACCAAAAGCAAGAAGTAA
- the bamA gene encoding outer membrane protein assembly factor BamA, producing the protein MISVRNFSWFLLLGWLVMGSLGVAQAQSPGVRPAGGADEPKKYVLGGITVSGTRYLDPNTLVGLSGLRIGDNITIPGEEIGKAIRKLWAQGILGDVNVTIARIEGDKIFLDFTLKERPRLSKFTFDGMSKGKTEELTKKIALIRGKVVTDALLNNTRAQVRKFFVNKGYLDTKVNILQVPDSSLSNSVALRINVDKGNKVRIHDITFEGNKAFSDYKLKGKLKKTKERKPYKFLTSGKFQRTEYEEDKKKLVEFYNAEGYRDAIVVSDTLVRDDKGLALTIKVDEGPKYYFRHITWNGNYLYDDKTLSGVLGIKSGSPYSKETLDKRLNYNPTGQDVTSLYMNDGYLFFQIEPVEKKVEGDSIDIEMRLTEGVQAHVKEINISGNTKTSDHVVRRAIRTLPGDKFNRELLIRSNRELATLGYFDPEKVGINPIPNQADGTVDINYTVVEKPSDQVTLSGGWGGYAGFIGTVGLVFNNFSMRKASTLRNWTPVPAGDGQRLALNVQANGFQYQAYSLSFTEPWLGGRRPNSLSFSLNRSISRLGTTFDANTGSFIKVNSATVGLGRQLRVPDDYFTLSNSLSYSHYQTQNYSLLTTGAATGTFNNITLNTTLSRNSIDNPTFTRRGSSLSLSLSLTPPYSIFPGAHPDANQWLEFHKWMFDASWFTPIVGKLVLNTRAHFGFLGSYGTRDIGPFERFKMGGAGLGYNGGGNFIVGTDYIGLRGYDDPNASYAIPTAQSQQNGGIIYNKYVLEMRYPVSLNPAATVYVLGFAEAGNSFDTYNNYNPYKLYRSVGVGARIFMSAFGLLGFDFGHGFDAVVPLPGVNTKQDFNHFHFIIGQQIR; encoded by the coding sequence ATGATTTCAGTGCGTAATTTTTCTTGGTTTCTGCTGCTAGGGTGGTTGGTGATGGGAAGTTTGGGCGTGGCCCAGGCCCAGAGCCCGGGCGTGCGCCCGGCAGGGGGCGCTGATGAACCCAAAAAATACGTACTGGGCGGCATCACCGTGAGCGGCACCCGCTACCTCGACCCCAATACCCTCGTTGGCTTGTCGGGGTTGCGGATAGGCGATAACATTACCATTCCAGGTGAAGAAATTGGTAAAGCCATCCGTAAGCTTTGGGCCCAAGGCATTTTGGGTGACGTAAATGTGACCATCGCCCGGATCGAAGGCGACAAGATTTTCCTGGATTTTACTCTGAAAGAGCGGCCGCGCTTATCGAAATTCACATTCGATGGCATGAGCAAAGGCAAGACGGAGGAACTTACTAAAAAAATTGCCTTGATTCGGGGCAAGGTGGTTACCGACGCGTTATTGAATAACACCCGCGCTCAGGTGCGCAAATTCTTCGTTAATAAAGGCTACCTAGACACTAAGGTTAATATCCTACAAGTGCCGGACTCTTCGCTGTCCAATAGCGTGGCTTTGCGCATCAATGTGGATAAAGGCAACAAGGTCCGTATCCACGACATTACGTTTGAGGGCAACAAAGCCTTCTCGGACTATAAGCTGAAAGGCAAGCTGAAGAAAACTAAGGAGCGGAAGCCATATAAGTTCTTGACTTCTGGCAAATTCCAGCGGACGGAATATGAGGAGGATAAGAAGAAGCTGGTCGAGTTCTACAATGCCGAGGGTTACCGCGATGCCATTGTCGTGAGCGATACCTTGGTCCGTGACGACAAAGGATTGGCTTTGACTATCAAAGTGGATGAGGGCCCCAAGTACTACTTCCGCCACATCACTTGGAATGGCAACTATCTCTACGACGATAAAACGCTGTCGGGGGTATTGGGCATTAAATCAGGTAGCCCGTACAGCAAGGAAACGTTGGACAAGCGCCTGAATTACAATCCAACAGGCCAGGACGTTACGTCGCTTTACATGAACGACGGCTACCTGTTTTTTCAAATTGAACCGGTGGAGAAAAAGGTGGAGGGCGACTCAATTGATATCGAGATGCGCCTGACCGAAGGAGTGCAGGCTCACGTTAAGGAAATCAACATATCGGGCAATACCAAAACCAGCGACCACGTGGTGCGCCGGGCCATTCGGACGTTGCCCGGTGATAAATTCAACCGCGAGCTACTCATCCGCTCTAACCGCGAACTGGCCACATTAGGTTACTTTGATCCCGAAAAAGTAGGTATCAACCCTATCCCAAACCAGGCCGATGGCACGGTAGACATCAATTACACAGTGGTGGAGAAGCCTTCGGACCAAGTGACACTCTCGGGCGGCTGGGGCGGCTATGCTGGCTTCATCGGTACGGTGGGCTTGGTGTTCAACAACTTCTCGATGCGTAAAGCCAGCACGCTACGCAACTGGACGCCGGTACCCGCCGGCGATGGCCAGCGCTTGGCCCTGAACGTGCAAGCCAACGGCTTCCAGTACCAGGCTTACTCGCTCTCCTTCACGGAGCCGTGGTTGGGTGGCCGTCGTCCAAACTCGCTATCCTTCAGTCTGAACCGTAGCATTAGTCGCCTCGGCACTACGTTCGATGCCAATACGGGTAGCTTCATCAAAGTGAATAGCGCCACTGTGGGCTTGGGCCGCCAACTGCGGGTGCCGGATGACTATTTCACGCTGAGTAACTCGCTGTCGTACAGCCATTACCAGACACAGAACTATTCGCTGCTGACCACGGGCGCGGCCACTGGCACGTTCAACAACATTACCCTCAACACAACGCTTTCACGCAACAGCATCGACAACCCGACCTTCACGCGCCGGGGATCGTCGCTGAGCTTGAGCTTAAGCCTGACGCCGCCTTACTCCATCTTCCCGGGGGCCCACCCCGACGCCAACCAGTGGCTGGAATTCCATAAGTGGATGTTCGATGCTTCGTGGTTCACCCCCATCGTGGGCAAGCTGGTGCTGAACACCCGGGCTCACTTTGGTTTTCTGGGTTCGTACGGCACGCGTGACATTGGCCCATTTGAACGCTTCAAAATGGGTGGTGCCGGCCTGGGCTACAACGGCGGCGGCAACTTCATCGTGGGCACCGATTACATCGGCCTACGCGGTTACGACGACCCGAACGCTTCCTACGCCATTCCAACGGCGCAATCACAGCAGAACGGGGGCATCATCTACAATAAGTATGTGCTAGAGATGCGCTATCCCGTTAGCCTGAACCCCGCCGCGACGGTGTACGTGCTGGGCTTTGCCGAAGCCGGCAACTCGTTCGATACCTACAATAATTACAACCCTTACAAGTTGTACCGCTCGGTAGGCGTCGGGGCCCGCATTTTCATGTCGGCATTTGGTTTGCTAGGGTTTGACTTTGGCCACGGCTTCGACGCAGTGGTGCCGCTGCCCGGCGTGAATACCAAGCAAGACTTTAACCACTTCCACTTCATCATTGGCCAGCAGATCCGCTAG
- a CDS encoding type IX secretion system protein PorG: MIVNAFRCALLVCLVQAGSAFFCASAQAQIETQRTSELGLGLGVTNYRGEISPQYQFGNNRPAITAFYRRDVSAPVTLRGSFLAGLLRANDANVTGEGGGTPPLQSYRDSNMKGSILEAAVAMEYNFIDYRSRKQKIHFTPYLFVGVGGYYANTRTQTANPILGPDYNRSGGHFGVAIPAGAGLKYALSQHINLGLEVGVRKTFSDQLDNLGDQDPLLVNPYDNDWYYYSGLSISYTFYKVRCPPQYKNNKQLLR, translated from the coding sequence ATGATAGTTAATGCATTTCGTTGCGCACTCCTCGTTTGCTTAGTGCAAGCAGGGAGTGCGTTTTTTTGCGCCTCGGCCCAAGCTCAGATTGAAACCCAACGTACCAGTGAATTGGGATTGGGCCTGGGTGTAACCAACTACCGGGGAGAAATCTCGCCGCAATACCAGTTTGGCAATAATCGCCCAGCTATCACTGCGTTTTACCGGCGCGACGTGTCGGCGCCGGTAACGTTGCGGGGAAGTTTCTTGGCGGGCTTGCTTCGGGCCAACGATGCCAACGTAACCGGCGAAGGAGGCGGTACGCCTCCCTTGCAGTCTTACCGGGACTCCAACATGAAAGGGAGCATATTGGAAGCGGCCGTGGCGATGGAATACAATTTCATTGATTACCGTTCCCGCAAGCAAAAAATCCATTTTACGCCTTACCTATTCGTGGGCGTGGGCGGCTATTACGCCAATACCCGCACCCAAACGGCTAACCCAATTCTAGGCCCGGACTATAACCGCTCAGGCGGACATTTTGGAGTTGCCATTCCAGCCGGAGCCGGACTGAAATATGCTTTGTCGCAACACATCAACCTAGGCCTGGAAGTAGGGGTGCGCAAAACTTTTAGCGACCAACTCGACAACTTGGGCGACCAAGACCCCTTGCTGGTTAACCCGTACGACAACGACTGGTATTATTACAGTGGCCTTAGCATTTCGTATACCTTTTATAAGGTGCGCTGCCCGCCACAATACAAAAACAATAAACAGTTGTTGAGGTAG
- a CDS encoding PstS family phosphate ABC transporter substrate-binding protein, whose protein sequence is MAKPAHFLTALAGGWLLLAGCQSNSGAGGTDTATSGSVAVAVDETFAPILQAQVDTFGKLYPEAHVKLHFEPEENMMVDLLNDKVKVAVVARELNAEEIASFAKQTIVPRTTRIGIDGLAIVLHPSNPDSMLTINQLCDIFTGKSKTWSQVSNQKKLGDINVVFDANRSSTARFVRDSLTKGAPLTTRVFAASSNPALLDYVANHPNAIGVVGVNWISDHDDPAAMKFLQKVRVASITARPNPKPDDYIQPYQVNLAQKTPEQIAKYPELQNYPLRRNLYVINREARTGLGSGFASFVAGKNGQLIFQKSGLLPAQMQARVVTTPKR, encoded by the coding sequence ATGGCTAAGCCTGCTCATTTCCTTACCGCACTGGCCGGTGGCTGGCTATTGCTTGCTGGCTGCCAGTCAAACAGCGGAGCCGGTGGCACTGATACCGCCACCAGTGGCAGCGTGGCAGTGGCAGTTGACGAGACGTTTGCGCCCATTCTGCAAGCGCAAGTTGATACGTTTGGTAAGTTGTACCCCGAAGCGCACGTCAAGCTGCATTTTGAGCCAGAGGAAAACATGATGGTAGACCTTCTGAACGATAAGGTGAAGGTGGCCGTGGTTGCTCGCGAGCTAAATGCGGAAGAGATTGCCTCCTTTGCCAAGCAAACCATCGTGCCCCGCACCACGCGCATTGGCATCGACGGCTTGGCCATCGTTTTGCATCCGTCCAACCCGGATTCGATGTTGACAATTAATCAATTGTGCGACATATTTACTGGCAAGAGCAAGACTTGGAGCCAGGTCAGCAACCAAAAGAAACTGGGTGATATTAATGTTGTCTTTGATGCCAACCGTAGCAGCACCGCTCGTTTCGTGCGCGACTCACTGACGAAGGGGGCCCCACTTACGACGCGGGTGTTCGCAGCTTCGTCAAATCCGGCTTTGCTTGACTACGTAGCGAATCATCCTAACGCAATTGGTGTAGTAGGGGTGAATTGGATTTCTGACCACGATGACCCGGCAGCCATGAAATTTCTTCAAAAGGTGCGCGTGGCTAGCATCACAGCCAGGCCCAATCCGAAGCCTGACGATTACATCCAGCCTTACCAAGTTAACTTGGCCCAGAAGACGCCGGAGCAAATAGCCAAGTACCCCGAACTTCAGAATTATCCTTTGCGCCGCAACCTATACGTCATCAACCGGGAGGCTCGCACCGGTTTAGGCAGTGGGTTTGCTTCATTTGTGGCCGGCAAAAACGGCCAGCTGATTTTTCAAAAATCTGGGCTGCTGCCAGCCCAAATGCAAGCACGGGTCGTGACTACTCCCAAACGTTAG